The Nitrospira sp. genome contains a region encoding:
- the sthA gene encoding Si-specific NAD(P)(+) transhydrogenase, which yields MAHYDLLVIGTGPAGQKAAIQAAKLGKKVAIIERKTVVGGVCINTGTIPSKSLREAVLYLSGFRQRSVYGATYRLKKTIAIEDLAFRANHVIRNEIQIVQNQMGRNRVDMFYGSASFIDPHRLRIQTTRGALELTSDFVVIAVGTEPARPSNIPFDDRTIIDTDGLLTLKRIPDSIVIVGGGVIGTEYASMLAALGVPVTLIDKRPRLLEFVDAEIIDTLQQQMKDIGVTLYHDEEAVAINRARDKSIQVTLRHSRPIHTSTLMYAIGRVGATQSLDLDAIGLKPDDRGRLAVNEHFQTAIPHIYAAGDVIGFPALASTSMQQGRHAACHAFGHPDRLDNSLLPYGIYAIPEISMVGLNEEELKRAEIPFGIGIARYKEIARGQLIGDEMGMLKLLFHRHTRHLLGVHAIGEGATELIHIGQAVMAFHGKIDYFIDTVFNYPTLAECYKVAALDGMNRLPRPWVPYL from the coding sequence ATGGCTCATTACGACTTACTCGTCATCGGTACGGGACCGGCCGGCCAAAAAGCCGCGATACAGGCGGCCAAACTCGGCAAAAAGGTCGCCATCATCGAGCGAAAGACGGTCGTCGGTGGTGTCTGCATCAACACCGGTACGATTCCCAGCAAATCACTCCGAGAAGCGGTCCTCTATCTCTCAGGATTCCGGCAACGCAGCGTCTACGGTGCCACCTACCGTTTGAAAAAGACCATCGCGATCGAAGATCTCGCGTTTCGGGCCAATCATGTCATCAGGAACGAGATTCAGATCGTACAAAATCAGATGGGCCGGAATCGAGTCGACATGTTTTACGGTTCAGCGAGCTTTATCGATCCTCACCGCCTGCGCATACAAACGACCCGCGGTGCGCTCGAACTGACGTCAGACTTCGTCGTCATTGCGGTCGGGACGGAACCGGCCCGGCCATCCAACATTCCGTTCGACGACAGGACGATCATTGATACGGACGGGCTCCTGACTCTCAAGCGTATTCCCGACTCCATCGTCATTGTCGGAGGTGGTGTGATCGGAACGGAATACGCTTCCATGCTCGCCGCTCTTGGAGTTCCCGTCACCCTCATCGACAAACGCCCGCGGCTGTTGGAGTTCGTCGACGCCGAGATCATCGACACGCTCCAGCAACAGATGAAAGATATCGGAGTCACGCTGTATCACGATGAAGAAGCCGTGGCCATCAACAGGGCACGGGACAAGTCCATCCAGGTCACCCTACGCCACAGCCGACCGATTCACACCTCGACGTTGATGTATGCGATTGGGCGAGTCGGGGCGACACAATCGCTCGACTTGGATGCCATAGGATTGAAACCGGATGATCGTGGACGCTTGGCCGTCAACGAACACTTCCAAACGGCAATTCCACACATCTACGCCGCAGGCGACGTCATCGGCTTTCCGGCCTTGGCCTCGACATCCATGCAACAAGGTCGTCACGCAGCCTGTCATGCGTTCGGCCACCCGGATCGGCTCGACAACTCACTCCTCCCCTACGGCATCTACGCCATTCCGGAAATTTCCATGGTGGGCCTGAATGAGGAAGAGCTCAAGCGAGCAGAAATCCCCTTCGGCATCGGCATCGCCCGCTACAAAGAGATCGCGCGCGGGCAGCTCATCGGCGACGAAATGGGCATGTTGAAGCTGTTGTTTCATCGCCATACCAGACATCTGCTTGGCGTTCATGCCATCGGCGAAGGAGCAACTGAACTGATTCACATCGGGCAGGCGGTCATGGCTTTTCACGGCAAGATCGATTATTTCATCGATACGGTCTTCAACTATCCGACCCTGGCCGAATGTTACAAGGTGGCCGCGCTGGACGGCATGAATCGCTTGCCGAGACCATGGGTTCCTTACCTGTGA
- the tenA gene encoding thiaminase II has product MSFSNHLRKLANSIWNAQLSHPFVVALGNGTLPEQKFQYYILQDARFLGDLARVFSAAAQKAPDSDASLRFNKLAEETIVVERSLHESYGKKWALTAKQMTSVPMAPTNHAYTRHMLAVAASGTAAEIAVVALPCAWVYCVVGQHLLRKGPPAKNHPYRDWLMLYASPEFAEVQLWMRKKVDQWAKTAGKEELRRMEESFIISSRYEWMFWDMAWNEEKWPV; this is encoded by the coding sequence ATGTCATTCTCAAATCACCTGCGAAAGCTTGCCAACTCAATTTGGAATGCCCAGTTGAGCCATCCCTTTGTCGTCGCACTGGGCAACGGCACACTGCCTGAACAGAAATTCCAGTATTACATTCTGCAAGACGCCAGGTTCCTGGGGGATCTGGCCCGCGTCTTTTCTGCCGCCGCGCAGAAGGCGCCGGATTCCGACGCGAGCCTGCGGTTCAACAAGCTGGCGGAGGAGACAATTGTCGTAGAGCGGAGTCTGCATGAAAGCTACGGAAAGAAATGGGCGCTGACAGCGAAACAGATGACGTCGGTTCCGATGGCGCCGACCAACCACGCTTATACCAGACACATGCTGGCCGTGGCCGCTTCGGGGACTGCGGCGGAAATTGCCGTCGTCGCCCTGCCTTGCGCCTGGGTCTATTGTGTGGTCGGACAGCATTTATTGAGAAAAGGCCCCCCTGCCAAGAATCACCCCTACCGTGACTGGCTCATGCTCTACGCCTCGCCGGAGTTTGCCGAAGTGCAACTATGGATGCGGAAGAAAGTCGATCAGTGGGCCAAGACGGCGGGCAAAGAGGAACTGCGGCGGATGGAAGAGTCCTTCATCATCAGTTCTCGGTATGAGTGGATGTTTTGGGACATGGCGTGGAACGAGGAAAAGTGGCCGGTGTAA
- a CDS encoding RNA-binding transcriptional accessory protein: MTAIEPQISSNTVQLKIVPLIAKELGVGAHQVAAAVALLDEGATVPFIARYRKEATGNLSDTQLRTLEERLLYLRELEVRRAAILTSIEEQGKLTDALRVSIEAAGTKQAVEDLYLPFKPKRRTRAQIAREAGLEPLADALLNDPALTPEQEALTYIRVVPAAEGVEAINVPDAKAALEGARDILTERFAETADLLAAFRMRLWEQGVLTSTVVKDKEMAEDEKFRDYYAYTESIKTIPSHRALALFRGRALGVLKLELGLGEALDAVVPHPCVSMIAAHAGIEDQGRPADTWLADVCDWAWRVKIHLQLSVELLVQLREAAEAEAIKIFARNLHELLLAAPAGPKAVLGLDPGIRTGCKVAVVDMTGKLLETATIYPHQPRKDCQGALGTLLRLVIQHGVELISIGNGTASRETDKLAIEVIKLVAVQKPEQKVAKIVVSEAGASVYSASAFAAAEFPELDVSLRGAVSIARRVQDPLAELVKIEPKAIGVGQYQHDVDQRALARSLDATVEDCVNAVGVNVNTASAPLLERVSGLNKALARNIVNYRDTNGPFANRTAIRNVPRLGEKTFEQAAGFLRIPDGDNPLDRSAVHPEAYPVVERILTRLGTGIAEVMRRPTVLKELSPNDFTDEKFGVPTVRDILIELEKPGRDPRPEFKTATFREGVESLSDLQPGMVLEGVVTNVAAFGAFIDIGVHQDGLVHVSALANKFVRDPHEVVKPGQVVRVKVLDVDLKRQRISLTMRLEETASRPSVPTQSGNASARASRGHGPSASDQAARMPQPIGAMALALAKARQKS; this comes from the coding sequence ATGACAGCTATCGAACCTCAGATCTCATCGAATACGGTTCAGCTCAAGATTGTTCCCCTCATCGCCAAGGAGCTCGGCGTTGGGGCTCATCAGGTCGCAGCCGCGGTGGCGCTACTGGACGAAGGGGCGACCGTTCCGTTCATCGCGCGCTACCGCAAAGAGGCGACCGGCAATCTGAGCGATACGCAGCTGCGCACGCTGGAAGAGCGCCTGCTCTATCTCCGTGAGTTGGAGGTGCGGCGTGCCGCGATTCTGACGTCGATCGAAGAACAGGGGAAGCTGACGGACGCGTTGCGAGTGAGCATCGAGGCGGCGGGGACGAAGCAAGCTGTCGAGGATTTATATCTACCCTTTAAACCCAAGCGGCGTACACGTGCACAGATTGCGCGCGAAGCCGGGCTGGAGCCGTTGGCGGACGCCTTGTTGAATGATCCGGCGCTGACTCCCGAGCAAGAGGCGCTCACATACATCCGTGTGGTCCCCGCCGCTGAAGGGGTGGAGGCCATCAATGTGCCGGATGCCAAAGCGGCGCTGGAAGGAGCGCGGGACATTCTGACCGAGCGGTTTGCCGAAACGGCCGATTTGCTGGCCGCCTTCCGGATGCGCCTGTGGGAACAGGGTGTCTTGACCTCGACGGTGGTGAAGGACAAGGAGATGGCCGAGGACGAAAAGTTCCGCGATTACTATGCCTATACCGAGTCCATCAAGACCATCCCGTCGCATCGGGCGCTCGCGTTGTTCCGGGGCCGTGCCCTCGGCGTATTGAAACTGGAATTGGGTTTGGGAGAGGCGCTTGACGCAGTCGTTCCGCATCCTTGTGTTTCCATGATTGCGGCTCACGCGGGTATTGAAGATCAAGGCAGGCCCGCCGACACGTGGCTGGCTGATGTCTGTGACTGGGCCTGGCGTGTGAAAATTCATCTACAGCTCAGCGTCGAACTGCTGGTGCAGTTACGGGAAGCGGCGGAAGCCGAGGCGATCAAGATTTTTGCCAGAAACCTCCATGAGCTTTTATTGGCGGCGCCGGCCGGTCCAAAGGCCGTTCTCGGCCTGGATCCAGGCATTCGCACAGGCTGTAAAGTGGCGGTGGTGGATATGACGGGAAAATTGTTGGAAACGGCCACGATCTATCCGCATCAGCCTCGCAAGGACTGCCAGGGAGCATTGGGGACGCTCCTGCGTCTCGTCATTCAACATGGTGTGGAGTTGATTTCAATCGGTAACGGAACAGCAAGCCGGGAGACGGACAAGCTGGCGATCGAGGTGATCAAGCTGGTCGCTGTCCAGAAGCCTGAACAGAAGGTGGCCAAAATTGTGGTCAGTGAAGCAGGCGCGTCGGTCTATTCCGCGTCGGCGTTCGCTGCGGCGGAATTTCCCGAGTTGGATGTCAGTTTGCGGGGCGCGGTCTCCATTGCCCGGCGTGTACAGGATCCACTGGCCGAGCTGGTGAAGATCGAACCGAAGGCGATCGGGGTCGGCCAATACCAGCACGACGTCGACCAGCGGGCATTGGCGCGGTCGCTCGACGCCACGGTTGAAGATTGCGTGAATGCAGTCGGGGTGAACGTCAATACGGCATCGGCGCCCTTGTTGGAACGGGTGTCGGGTCTGAACAAGGCGCTGGCCAGGAATATTGTGAATTATCGGGATACGAACGGGCCGTTTGCGAATCGAACGGCGATCCGTAATGTCCCGCGTCTTGGTGAAAAAACCTTCGAGCAGGCGGCAGGCTTTCTCCGCATTCCCGATGGAGACAATCCTTTAGATCGTTCCGCCGTTCACCCGGAAGCCTATCCGGTGGTCGAACGGATTCTGACACGCCTCGGAACCGGAATTGCCGAAGTGATGCGACGGCCGACGGTCTTGAAAGAGTTGTCGCCGAACGATTTTACCGATGAGAAGTTCGGGGTGCCCACCGTGCGGGATATTCTCATCGAACTGGAAAAACCAGGGCGCGACCCGCGTCCAGAATTCAAGACGGCCACCTTCCGAGAGGGAGTTGAATCCCTGAGTGATTTGCAACCCGGAATGGTGTTGGAGGGAGTGGTCACGAACGTAGCGGCATTCGGTGCGTTCATCGATATCGGTGTCCATCAGGATGGGCTCGTGCACGTATCGGCGCTGGCGAACAAGTTTGTGAGAGATCCGCATGAAGTGGTCAAGCCCGGTCAGGTCGTCAGGGTGAAGGTGCTTGATGTCGATCTGAAGCGCCAGCGTATTTCGCTGACCATGCGTCTCGAGGAGACGGCGAGCCGCCCATCTGTGCCGACACAGTCTGGAAACGCGTCGGCACGTGCCTCGCGTGGGCATGGGCCGTCGGCATCCGATCAAGCGGCACGAATGCCCCAGCCGATCGGTGCGATGGCGCTCGCATTGGCCAAGGCGCGGCAAAAGTCATAA
- a CDS encoding alpha/beta fold hydrolase has protein sequence MSACATPVQIPPYFETLERTPVERIPIKTVLVRDQRIAYLDIGAGPPVILIHGFGGSMWQWEHQQHALAQHFRTLTLDLPGSGLSDKPDIDYLPDQMLDFCIGFMDALQIRKASLIGNSMGAGLAIGMTLTHPTRIDKLVLISGLPSHVIAKLTSRSFRQALESRAPSWLVSLGNWLFGGLVTETVLKEIVHDHNLLTPAVIERSNRNRRRPGIIKPIMAVRNAIPSWETDFAPRLSSITHPTMIIWGEYDRLFPMAVGEELHHRIRGSEFVRIPDAGHMPQWERPDLVNRSLITYIESSP, from the coding sequence ATGAGCGCCTGTGCCACGCCTGTACAGATTCCACCCTATTTTGAAACCTTAGAACGCACCCCGGTAGAACGCATCCCAATCAAGACCGTCCTCGTCCGTGATCAAAGGATCGCGTATCTCGATATCGGTGCCGGGCCGCCGGTCATCTTGATTCACGGCTTCGGCGGATCCATGTGGCAATGGGAACATCAGCAACATGCCTTGGCTCAACATTTCCGTACCCTGACGCTCGACCTCCCTGGCTCAGGATTGTCCGACAAACCCGACATCGATTACCTGCCGGACCAGATGTTGGACTTCTGTATCGGATTCATGGATGCCCTGCAGATCCGGAAAGCCAGCCTGATCGGTAATTCCATGGGCGCCGGGTTGGCCATAGGAATGACATTGACCCATCCGACCCGTATCGACAAACTCGTGCTCATCAGCGGGTTACCGTCTCACGTCATAGCCAAGCTCACCAGTCGATCTTTCAGGCAAGCTCTGGAATCTCGAGCCCCTTCCTGGCTGGTATCCCTCGGCAACTGGTTGTTCGGCGGACTGGTCACCGAGACCGTTCTGAAGGAAATCGTCCATGATCACAACCTTCTCACGCCGGCGGTTATCGAACGGTCCAACCGCAATCGCCGCCGTCCTGGTATCATAAAACCCATCATGGCCGTGAGAAACGCCATCCCTTCCTGGGAAACCGATTTTGCTCCACGCCTCAGCTCCATCACACACCCAACAATGATTATCTGGGGTGAATACGACCGGCTATTTCCCATGGCCGTGGGCGAAGAACTTCACCATAGAATTCGTGGATCAGAGTTCGTCAGAATTCCCGATGCCGGCCACATGCCGCAATGGGAACGCCCTGATCTGGTCAACCGATCGCTGATCACGTATATTGAATCATCACCCTGA
- the tpx gene encoding thiol peroxidase, with product MMRTRFYGFIGAALFISLGFVGCQATGGSSGNTFAYRTIPVADGSVVAGEGNNVLFKGNSLPLAGNGVKIGDTLRDVNVVQNDLSLVNIVETKGAGKVRIISTVPSLDTPVCEQQTHLLSERNKGLDKMVELITVSVDTPFAQKRFAEDANIANVTFLSDYRGGEFGKAHGLFLEGPHVLTRAVIVVDKRNTIRYLQITPELSQLPDLEEAFQFARRLITES from the coding sequence ATGATGCGGACACGATTCTATGGGTTCATCGGCGCAGCACTGTTCATTTCACTTGGCTTCGTCGGGTGTCAGGCCACCGGAGGTTCATCGGGCAATACCTTCGCGTACAGGACTATCCCGGTGGCGGATGGGAGCGTCGTCGCGGGGGAAGGCAACAATGTCTTATTCAAGGGCAACTCGCTTCCACTGGCCGGTAACGGCGTAAAAATCGGCGACACGCTGCGCGACGTGAACGTGGTGCAGAACGATCTCTCGCTCGTCAACATCGTGGAGACCAAGGGTGCGGGAAAGGTCCGGATCATCAGCACGGTCCCGTCGCTCGATACCCCGGTGTGTGAACAACAGACCCATCTTCTGAGCGAACGGAACAAAGGCCTCGATAAAATGGTGGAACTCATCACGGTCAGCGTCGATACTCCCTTTGCCCAGAAGCGATTTGCGGAGGATGCGAACATCGCCAATGTGACGTTTCTATCCGACTACCGAGGCGGCGAGTTCGGCAAAGCGCATGGCCTTTTCTTGGAAGGTCCACACGTGCTGACGAGAGCGGTCATCGTTGTCGACAAGAGGAACACCATTCGCTATCTCCAAATCACTCCGGAACTCTCCCAGCTGCCGGACTTGGAAGAAGCCTTCCAGTTCGCCAGGCGATTGATCACGGAGAGCTAG